actaatggtgacagacgacggaagatgatctgggatatcactttgtaggcggcattaaggatggtgatcgctcgaaagttctcacactccagtttgtcgcctttcttgtagatggggcatataaccccttccttccactcctccggtagctgttcgttttcccagattctgactatcagtttgtgcaggcaagtggccagcttttccgggcccatcttgatgagctcagctccgataccatccttacaaGCTGCTTTAtaggtctttagctgttgaatggcatccttaacttccctcaaggtgggggctggttggcttccatcgtccgctgaactgacgtagtcatctcctccgctgccttgactttcattgcctgtactctcagcgccattcagatgttcctcgtagtgctgcttccacctttcgatcaccacacgttcgtccgtcaagatgctcccatccttatcccggcacatttcggctcgcggcacgaagcctttgcgggatgcgttgagcttctgatagaacttgcgtgtatcttgagaacggcacagcagttccatctcctcgcactccgcttcttccaggtggcgtttcttctcctgaaaaggcgggtctgctgtctccgcttccgtctataacgttccacgttctgccgggtaccttgctgcagcgcgaccgcccgcgctgcgtccttctcctccagaatctgtctgcactcttcgtcgaaccaatcgttccgtcgacttcgacccatatacccgacgttgttctccgctgcgtcgttaatggctgctttaactgtactccagcagtcctcaagaggggccccatcgagctcaccctcttccggcaacgctgcctcgagatgctgcgcgtatgcagtggcgacatcaggttgcttcagtcgctctaggtcgtaccgcggcggtcgtcggtaccgaacattgttgatgacggatagttttgggcgcagtttaaccatcaccagatagtggtcagagtcgatgttagcgccacgatatgtcctgacgtcgataatgtcggagaagtgccgtccatcaatcagaacgtggtcgatttgtgattctgtctgcagtagtgatctccaggtgtaccgatacgggaggctgtgttggaagtaggtgctacgaatggccatattcttggaggcggcgaaatcaattagtcgtaggccgttttcgttcgtcagccggtgagcgctgaactttccaatagtcggtctaaactcctcctcttggccaacctgagcgttcaaatctcctatgatgattttgacgtcgtggcttgggcagttgtcgtactcacgttccagctgcgcgtagaatgcgtccttatcatcatcagtgcttccggagtgtgggctatggacgttgattatgctgaagttgaagaaccggcctttgatcctcaacctgcacattctttcattgatcggccaccacccgatcacgcgcctttgcatatcgcccatcactatgaaagctgttcccagctcatgtgtgttgccgcagctctggtagatggtatgattacctctaaacgttcgcaccattgatcccttccaacaaacctcctgcagcgctacgatgccgaatccccggtccttgagcacatcggcgagtatgcgtgtgctcccgatgaagttgagagatttgcagttccacgaaccgagtttccaatcgctagtcccttttcgtcgcagtggtcttcgccgatggttccggtccgtactctcttgttgattgttcgttgcttatgatttttaaaggctggcttgcagggcctgacaccaaacccctaaatttccggaggaccattcctccttatttccggtggaccatggtgcacagtttcactttagagtccctcgctggcactcggacgatgatcagccgccctaacatggagaacagacgctgttgtgagccgatcctgacatggagaacagacgctcaataagatttgcacctccggagaggagcaaacccccccttccctgtcagcatacgaccatagttcccaccggggttggttaaccgatcttccctaaggttgctcgtatcccgaccagcaccgcggggaggtagggataggagttgctgggtaagaggctaaggaccgcgagatggggtctattttattccttcaggtacgcgaagtaccaatggtacgctttacccagcatttgccgtgccagaaATACTTCttacaagtttttaaaactgaaaACATCACTGCAAGTTGTAGCAGCGCAGGTTATGCATCCAATAATTGCTACATACGCCAGCGTGTATATACTATTGGAATGGCAGTAAAACGTACTACTTGTTGCAGTGGTAGAAGTAGAAGTGAAAATTGTATTCAATTGACATAAGTATATGATTGCTTAGATTACCGTTCGATCTGAACGCCTACTGATCATTTTATTCTCCAACACTCCTCCTCGGGCagatccggacgaattcctattGCTTCATTTAGTTTTTACAAACGACCTCGTTGAAGTGGTTTCGTCATCAAATCGACCAACATTGTTTCGGTCGGGCAATACAGCATTCTGATGATCTGCTTTTCTTTTAGGTCCCGAACGAAGAAGAATTTTGTTTCAATGTGTTTGCTGCGTCGTTCGATGCGATCTCCTTCAACCAGCTTGATACAGCTCTGATTATCTTCAAATACTGGAATGGGAACATCAGTTACTTCACCGTCACCGATCTCATCAATTAATCGTTTCGTCCAAACTAACTCTTGGCAGCCTTCAGCGAACGCCACGAACTCCGCTTCAGTCGAGCTTAGTGCAACGCATGATTGCTTTCGTGAGCCCCAGGAAAT
The Armigeres subalbatus isolate Guangzhou_Male unplaced genomic scaffold, GZ_Asu_2 Contig1310, whole genome shotgun sequence genome window above contains:
- the LOC134202634 gene encoding uncharacterized protein LOC134202634, translated to MSLIGGLLYVAVHTRPDIAVSTSILEQKSSFPNSHDWTEAKRVLRYLYTTSNNKLQLGTSNEGLQMFVDADWAGDSHDRKSNSGVLIMLGVGLISWGSRKQSCVALSSTEAEFVAFAEGCQELVWTKRLIDEIGDGEVTDVPIPVFEDNQSCIKLVEGDRIERRSKHIETKFFFVRDLKEKQIIRMLYCPTETMLVDLMTKPLQRGRL